From a region of the Corvus cornix cornix isolate S_Up_H32 chromosome 2, ASM73873v5, whole genome shotgun sequence genome:
- the ZBTB14 gene encoding zinc finger and BTB domain-containing protein 14 yields the protein MEFFISMSETIKYNDDDHKTVFLKTLNEQRLEGEFCDIAIVVEDVKFRAHRCVLAACSTYFKKLFKKLEVDSSSVIEIDFLRSDIFEEVLNYMYTAKISVKKEDVNLMMSSGQILGIRFLDKLCSQKRDVSSPEENTQSKSKYCLKMNRSMGEPSDTQDDEVEEIGDHDDSPSDVTVEGTPPSQEDGKSPTTTLRVQEAILKELGSEEVRKVNCYGQEVEPMETTESKDLGSQTPQALTFNDGISEVKDEQTPGWTTAAGDMKFEYLLYGHREHIVCQACGKTFSDEARLRKHEKLHTADRPFVCEMCTKGFTTQAHLKEHLKIHTGYKPYSCEVCGKSFIRAPDLKKHERVHSNERPFACHMCDKAFKHKSHLKDHERRHRGEKPFVCSSCTKAFAKASDLKRHENNMHSERKQVTAANSIQSETEQLQAAAMAAEAEQQLETIACS from the exons ATG GAGTTTTTCATCAGTATGTCTGAAACCATTAAATATAATGACGACGATCACAAAACTGTGTTCCTGAAAACACTGAATGAACAACGTTTGGAAGGAGAATTTTGTGACATCGCTATTGTGGTTGAAGATGTTAAGTTCAGAGCCCATAGGTGCGTGCTTGCTGCCTGCAGTACCTACTTcaaaaaacttttcaaaaaacTTGAAGTTGATAGTTCATCAGTAATAGAAATAGATTTTCTTCGTTCTGATATTTTTGAGGAAGTTCTCAATTACATGTATACTGCAaagatttctgttaaaaaagagGATGTCAACCTGATGATGTCTTCAGGCCAGATCCTCGGTATTCGGTTTCTTGATAAACTCTGCTCTCAAAAACGTGATGTATCTAGTcctgaagaaaacacacagtCCAAGAGCAAGTACTGTCTAAAAATGAACCGTTCTATGGGGGAACCCAGTGACACCCAAGATGATGAGGTGGAAGAGATTGGAGATCATGATGACAGTCCATCAGATGTGACAGTGGAAGGCACTCCCCCAAGTCAGGAAGATGGTAAGTCACCAACCACTACCCTGAGAGTGCAAGAGGCAATTCTGAAAGAGTTGGGAAGTGAAGAAGTTCGAAAAGTAAACTGCTATGGCCAAGAAGTAGAGCCTATGGAAACAACGGAATCTAAAGACTTAGGATCTCAGACTCCTCAGGCACTCACATTTAATGATGGCATAAGTGAAGTGAAAGATGAACAGACACCAGGCTGGaccacagcagctggggatATGAAGTTTGAGTACTTGCTTTATGGTCACAGGGAACACATTGTATGTCAGGCTTGTGGCAAGACCTTTTCTGATGAAGCGCGTttgagaaaacatgaaaaactaCACACTGCAGACAGACCATTTGTTTGTGAAATGTGTACAAAGGGCTTTACCACGCAAGCTCATTTGAAAGAACACTTGAAAATACACACAGGTTACAAGCCTTACAGTTGTGAGGTGTGTGGGAAGTCTTTTATTCGTGCACCAGATCTAAAAAAGCATGAAAGAGTTCACAGTAATGAGAGGCCATTTGCATGCCACATGTGTGATAAAGCTTTCAAGCACAAGTCCCACCTCAAAGACCATGAAAGAAGGCACCGAGGAGAGAAACCTTTTGTCTGCAGTTCCTGCACTAAAGCATTTGCTAAGGCATCTGACCTAAAAAGGCATGAGAACAATATGCACAGTGAAAGAAAGCAAGTTACAGCAGCCAATTCCATCCAGAGTGAAACAGAACAGTTGCAGGCAGCAGCCATGGCtgctgaagcagagcagcaatTAGAAACTATAGCCTGTAGTTAA